From one Ammoniphilus sp. CFH 90114 genomic stretch:
- a CDS encoding helix-turn-helix domain-containing protein has product MIGKRIQQFRLEKGWSITELADRAGVAKSYLSSIERDLNVNPSIQFLEKIAAVLEVDIQSLLRTDDSSDHQPILDGEWTQLMEEAIQTGISKEQFKELIQFLASYKMFDKGTGKNLRGR; this is encoded by the coding sequence ATGATCGGTAAACGGATTCAGCAATTTCGTCTAGAAAAAGGCTGGTCGATCACTGAGCTGGCAGATCGCGCGGGCGTAGCCAAGTCGTATCTTAGTTCTATCGAACGCGATCTCAACGTTAATCCCTCGATTCAGTTTTTGGAGAAAATTGCAGCGGTTTTGGAGGTGGATATTCAGTCTTTGCTGCGAACGGATGACAGCTCAGATCATCAACCTATATTAGATGGTGAGTGGACTCAGTTAATGGAAGAAGCGATTCAAACCGGTATCAGTAAAGAACAGTTTAAAGAGCTTATTCAATTTCTAGCTTCCTATAAGATGTTTGATAAAGGAACAGGAAAGAATTTGCGGGGGAGGTAG